In a genomic window of Penaeus vannamei isolate JL-2024 chromosome 10, ASM4276789v1, whole genome shotgun sequence:
- the LOC113821464 gene encoding uncharacterized protein isoform X1: MYMSSRANLDYWSTDNCCVFVSLRRGTIFIGGLSVIWQSVVVAISVLALVECHLKDTNPDDTLLGDTEANDTALYVDTLFANGTWGNETAFYSSLVNDTCKWVPEAERESFGVYDQNMLNVVVGVILAFSSIYCLLSVCVIVGVLWHSPRLLQGWVAFTALYMLLTLADLLITLPFTTLLHLLCCITQFVVSLYVWAVVKSYMHVLKVAKRKPPVPEEERTDYTVNGVDLQQEPVTV, from the exons ATGTACATGAGCAGCCGGGCCAACCTCGACTACTGGTCCACTGACAACTGCTGCGTCTTCGTGTCACTTCGTCGGGGAACCATCTTCATTGGGGGTCTGTCTGTG ATATGGCAGAGCGTGGTGGTGGCGATCTCCGTGCTGGCGCTGGTGGAGTGTCACCTGAAAGACACGAACCCGGATGACACCCTCTTAGGTGACACGGAGGCGAACGACACAGCTTTATACGTTGACACTCTGTTCGCCAACGGAACGTGGGGGAACGAAACCGCGTTTTACAGCTCGCTTGTGAACGACACGTGTAAATGGGTTCCGGAAGCCGAGAGGGAAAGCTTTGGGGTTTATGACCAAAATATGC tcAACGTCGTGGTTGGAGTGATTCTGGCGTTCTCAAGCATATACTGTTTACTCTCCGTGTGTGTCATTGTAGGGGTTTTATGG cACTCGCCGAGGCTGCTGCAAGGCTGGGTCGCGTTCACGGCCCTGTACATGCTGCTGACCCTCGCTGACCTGCTCATCACCCTCCCGTTCACcaccctgctccacctcctctgcTGCATCACCCAGTTCGTCGTGTCCCTGTACGTGTGGGCGGTGGTCAAGTCGTACATGCACGTGCTCAAGGTCGCCAAGAGGAAGCCCCCCGTGCCCGAGGAGGAGCGCACGGACTACACGGTGAACGGCGTCGACCTCCAGCAGGAGCCCGTGACGGTGTGA
- the LOC113821464 gene encoding uncharacterized protein isoform X2: MYMSSRANLDYWSTDNCCVFVSLRRGTIFIGGLSVIWQSVVVAISVLALVECHLKDTNPDDTLLGDTEANDTALYVDTLFANGTWGNETAFYSSLVNDTFNVVVGVILAFSSIYCLLSVCVIVGVLWHSPRLLQGWVAFTALYMLLTLADLLITLPFTTLLHLLCCITQFVVSLYVWAVVKSYMHVLKVAKRKPPVPEEERTDYTVNGVDLQQEPVTV; encoded by the exons ATGTACATGAGCAGCCGGGCCAACCTCGACTACTGGTCCACTGACAACTGCTGCGTCTTCGTGTCACTTCGTCGGGGAACCATCTTCATTGGGGGTCTGTCTGTG ATATGGCAGAGCGTGGTGGTGGCGATCTCCGTGCTGGCGCTGGTGGAGTGTCACCTGAAAGACACGAACCCGGATGACACCCTCTTAGGTGACACGGAGGCGAACGACACAGCTTTATACGTTGACACTCTGTTCGCCAACGGAACGTGGGGGAACGAAACCGCGTTTTACAGCTCGCTTGTGAACGACACGT tcAACGTCGTGGTTGGAGTGATTCTGGCGTTCTCAAGCATATACTGTTTACTCTCCGTGTGTGTCATTGTAGGGGTTTTATGG cACTCGCCGAGGCTGCTGCAAGGCTGGGTCGCGTTCACGGCCCTGTACATGCTGCTGACCCTCGCTGACCTGCTCATCACCCTCCCGTTCACcaccctgctccacctcctctgcTGCATCACCCAGTTCGTCGTGTCCCTGTACGTGTGGGCGGTGGTCAAGTCGTACATGCACGTGCTCAAGGTCGCCAAGAGGAAGCCCCCCGTGCCCGAGGAGGAGCGCACGGACTACACGGTGAACGGCGTCGACCTCCAGCAGGAGCCCGTGACGGTGTGA